ATGGGTCGCCGCGCCTTTGGGTCTCGATGGCGAGCTGTTCTTCGGTGTGCCTCGGACCGAGTTGGCTCGGCTGGCGCGGCTTGAGGATGCCGCGCCGGTTACGGTCGTCCCGCCTGGTGGCGATGCCGTTCTTGCGCCCTGGGAACTGCGGCCGGTCGCTGCCATGGGTAACGGCCATGAGTTCCTGCAGGCGGACGTCCCGTCGGTCGGCACCTTCACGGCGCGTGGAGTCGCTGCGATGAACGCGGCGGTTCTCGATGGTCGGCTCATCGATTCGCGTCGGCTTGAGGAACTGGCGGCGGTGGCTTTCGAGGGCACTGATCAGGTCTTCGGGAACCCTGTGCGGCTGGGCTTGGGTTATCCGCTTGGCCGTATCGGTTCCGAGCCGGATGAGACGCCGACGACGTTCGGTTGGGTGGGTGGTGGCGGTAGTTGCGTCTATGCCGACGTCGCCACCGGTACGTCTTTCGCCATGACCAAGACTCGGCTGACGCCCCATTTCGACACCGCGCGGCGGCTCGCGGATCTGACGGCCGCGGAGTTCAGTTCGTGAGGTCGGTGAAGCGCAGGGCGTTGCGGACGGCGGCGCCGCCGGGGTCGTTGTTGAAGTAGACGTAGGCGTCGGGTGTTCCGCTGAGTTTGTCGGCCCAGTGCTGGAGGGTCTCGTCGTCGTATTCCGGCCAGGGGTCGGCGGGGCCTTCGTGGAAGCGGAGGTAGAGCCAGTCGGCTGTGCGCCATAGAGGTGTCTGCGCCTCGCCGAGTCGGTCGGCCCAGCACAGGGCCGCGCTGTGTTTCTCCAGGATGCGGCGTGTCTGGTCTGTCCACCAGGAGGGGTGGCGGGGTTCGACGGCGACGCGGGTGCCGTCTGGGAAGTGGCGCAGGCACTCGGTGAGGCGGTCGGTGTCGGCTTGCAGGGTGGGCGGGAGTTGGAGGAGGACGGGGCCGAGCCTGTCCCCCAGGCCGTTGGCGGCGTTCATGAGGCGCGCGACCGGCTCCGCGGGGTCTTTGAGGCGTTTCATGTGGGTGAGGTAGCGGCTGGCCTTGACCGCCATGACGAAGCCGGGCGGGGTGTTGTCGTGCCAGAGCTCGAATGTCTCGCGGGCGGGGAGGCGGTAGAAGGCGTTGTTGTTCTCGACGGTGGTGAAGGTGTCGGCGTAGTGGCGCAGCCAGCGTCGTTGGGCGAGGCCGGGTGGGTAGAGGACGTCGCGCCAGTCGGTGTACTGCCATCCCGATGTGCCGATGAGCACGGGCCCCTCCCCTGTCCGGTGGACGCGTGGGGGTGGTCATACCCGTTTGCGGTGCGGTTCCAGGGCGCGGATGTAGTCGACGAGGCGGACGCCGATCTCGAAGGGGATGTCGGGGCCGGTGAGGTCGGCGTCGGGCCAGGTTTCGGAGATGCGGCGCCAGGTGGTGCGGCCGAGGAAGGTGCCGGTTCGGGGTTCGTCGCCGAGGTCGGCGCGCCATGCGGCTTCGGTGGTGAGTAGGCGGGTGAGGGCGGCCTCGTTGTCGGCTTCGGCGGGGTGTTCGGCATGGTAGCCGATCTCGATGGCGTGGTGCTGGGCGCCGGGGGCGAGTGCGGCGGGGATGATCTGGGCTTCGTAGTGCTCGCGCTGGGGTGCGGGGTCGCCGAACCAGGCTTTGACGCCGTTGTGGCGTGTGTGGATGTGGGGGTGGCCGAGGCGGGGCGGGGTGGCGCCGCGGATGATCTCGCCGATCTGGTCGAACAGTGCCCGCTCCCCCATGTTGTCGATCTTACGGGGCTTCTGTCGGTGGTGGGGGGTAGCGTCCGGCGGGTGCGTCCTGCCGATGTTCAGCGTGTGTCCGTGGCCGAGTGTGTGGATCGCTATGCGGAGGTGGTGCGGGCGAAGGCGTCGACGGGTGCGCTGGCGCCGGCGTCCGCGGAGGTGTACGTGCGGGACGTGGTGACGTTCGGGGCGCTGGCGGGTGAGGACCGGGTGCTGGACGATCTGACGGGTGAGGACGTCGATGAGGTTCTGCTCAGGTTCGCGCGTAAGCCGGATGAGCGGCGTCGGCGGGGGGCGCGGCCTGTGGTGGCGGGGGGTGCGCCGTCGCAGAGTGCCGCGTCGCAGGCGCGGTTCCGGCGTTCGGTGTCGGCGTTCTTCCGGCATGCGGTGGTGGCGGGGTGGGTGCAGTTGAATCCGATGCAGGCGGTGACGGTGCGGCCGAAGCAGCGGGGCGGGTTGCGGGCTGAGCGGCGTGCGTTGACGGTGGAGCAGGCGGAGGGGCTGCTGGGGGCGGCGCGTGGTCTGGTGGATGCGCCGGATGCGGGTTCGGGTGGGGCGGGTGTGCGGCGGCGGGCTGATCAGCGCACGGAGTTGCGGGACGGGTTGATCGTGTTGTTGCTGGCGGCGGTGGGGCCGCGGGTGTCGGAGTTGACGGCGGCGAATGTGGAGGACTTCTTCGTCAACGGGGGGACGCGGTATTGGCGGATCTTCGGTAAGGGTGGGCGGACGCGGGATGTGCCGCTCCCCCGTCCGGTGGCGGAGGTGCTGGACGCGTATCTGGCGGAGGGGCGGGGGTTGCTGGATCGGGGGCGGGAGGGGAAGGCGCTGTTGTTGTCGTGGCGGGGGCGGCGGTTGGCGCGGGGTGATGTGCAGGGGGTGATCGACCGGGTGCTGGAGCGGGTGGATGCGGGGCGGCGGCGGAGTGTGACGCCGCATGGGTTGCGGCATACGACGGCGACGCATCTTCTGGCGGCGGCGACGGACATGGATGCGGTGCGGCGGGTGCTGGGGCATGCGGATCTGTCGACGTTGGGCCGGTATCGCGATGAGCTTCCGGGTGAGTTGGAGGCGGCGATGCGGGTGCATCCGCTGCTGGGTCCGGTGGAGGGCCGGCGGGGCGGTTGACGGGGCCGCCGTCGCGGGGGCGGCAGGCCCCGCCCGTCGGTGCACCAGTGGTCCCGTCGTAGGTCCGACTCGGAGATCACCGTGGACCGTCGGCGGTAGGGGCTGCAATGTCCGACGCCGATCGGGTGGCGTTGCGCGGGCGGCTCGGGCAGGACGCGAGGGGGCCGGGCGCATCAGAACGAGAGGCCGCGGTGGGCGGTCGACTGGATCGACGCTGGCGTGGCTTCTCGTTCTGATGCTGGTCGGTGCCGCTTCTGCGTGGTCGTGGCGTAAGGGTCAGGTGCCGATGTAGGCGGCGAGGTGTTGGCCGGTGAGGGTGGAGCGGGTGGCGGCGAGGTCGGCGGGGGTGCCTTCGAAGACGACGCGGCCTCCGTCGTGGCCGGCGCCGGGGCCGAGGTCGATGATCCAGTCGGCGTGGGCCATGACGGCCTGGTGGTGCTCGATGACGATGACGGACTTGCCGGCGTCGACGAGGCGGTCGAGGAGGCCGAGGAGGTGTTCGACGTCGGCGAGGTGGAGGCCGGCGGTGGGTTCGTCGAGGACGTAGACGCCGCCGTCCTCGGCCATGTGGGTGGCGAGTTTGAGGCGCTGGCGTTCGCCGCCGGACAGGGTGGTGAGGGGCTGGCCGAGGGTGAGGTAGCCGAGGCCGACGTCGGCGAGGCGGCGCAGGACGCGGTGGGCGGCGGGGGTGCGGGCGTCGCCGGTGGCGAAGAACTGTTCGGCCTGGTCGACGGGCATGGTGAGGACTTCGCTGATGTTCTTGCCGCCGAGGGTGTAGTCGAGGACGTGGGCCTGGAAGCGGCGGCCTTC
The sequence above is a segment of the Actinomadura coerulea genome. Coding sequences within it:
- a CDS encoding serine hydrolase, which translates into the protein MVEPVTVMPSLQQQVQSVLDELVEDGAETGLQVAVLHRGALVVDAVAGVADAETGRGVTPETPFFSFSAGKVMTSLIAHLLVENGAVGYDMPLVELWPEFGAHGKAVATFRHVLTHSVGVPAMPDGIGPDDLTDWSRVCAAIAGAEPRWRPGTETGYHSFTYGFLVGEIARRATGKPMRQLLREWVAAPLGLDGELFFGVPRTELARLARLEDAAPVTVVPPGGDAVLAPWELRPVAAMGNGHEFLQADVPSVGTFTARGVAAMNAAVLDGRLIDSRRLEELAAVAFEGTDQVFGNPVRLGLGYPLGRIGSEPDETPTTFGWVGGGGSCVYADVATGTSFAMTKTRLTPHFDTARRLADLTAAEFSS
- a CDS encoding DUF72 domain-containing protein, which encodes MLIGTSGWQYTDWRDVLYPPGLAQRRWLRHYADTFTTVENNNAFYRLPARETFELWHDNTPPGFVMAVKASRYLTHMKRLKDPAEPVARLMNAANGLGDRLGPVLLQLPPTLQADTDRLTECLRHFPDGTRVAVEPRHPSWWTDQTRRILEKHSAALCWADRLGEAQTPLWRTADWLYLRFHEGPADPWPEYDDETLQHWADKLSGTPDAYVYFNNDPGGAAVRNALRFTDLTN
- a CDS encoding tyrosine-type recombinase/integrase, with product MAECVDRYAEVVRAKASTGALAPASAEVYVRDVVTFGALAGEDRVLDDLTGEDVDEVLLRFARKPDERRRRGARPVVAGGAPSQSAASQARFRRSVSAFFRHAVVAGWVQLNPMQAVTVRPKQRGGLRAERRALTVEQAEGLLGAARGLVDAPDAGSGGAGVRRRADQRTELRDGLIVLLLAAVGPRVSELTAANVEDFFVNGGTRYWRIFGKGGRTRDVPLPRPVAEVLDAYLAEGRGLLDRGREGKALLLSWRGRRLARGDVQGVIDRVLERVDAGRRRSVTPHGLRHTTATHLLAAATDMDAVRRVLGHADLSTLGRYRDELPGELEAAMRVHPLLGPVEGRRGG